One segment of Purpureocillium takamizusanense chromosome 7, complete sequence DNA contains the following:
- a CDS encoding uncharacterized protein (TransMembrane:1 (i12-30o)~EggNog:ENOG503P9AR), whose protein sequence is MLKAYKNLSPKTRLAVGVGVIAWGVAGLYLSDRAEERLGYTPSDKDKEELRSWAPRIVTVDKSDRGDK, encoded by the exons ATGCTCAA AGCCTACAAGAACCTCTCGCCCAAGACgcggcttgccgtcggcgtcggcgtcatcgcctgGGGCGTTGCCGGCCTCTACCTAAGTGACCGGGCAGAGGAGAGGCTCGGCTATACCCCGTCtgacaaggacaaggaggagctgcgcagcTGGGCGCCGCGCATTGTGACCGTTGACAAGTCCGATCGCGGGGACAAGTAG
- a CDS encoding uncharacterized protein (COG:S~EggNog:ENOG503NWFS), with the protein MDSSHYPSNGINTTSAPQTYPSPTAISPNQLQTGSPLPQTLPPLQPPTSAMQPMYGSHPHTPRTPGTPNTPNSTGNVPTYQNTSQPASRPGVYAMAQNPYPPHPGYGTSAAMMPQTTTAASHPQPIAPAPVGGRGPPVLRPMPPGGLMPQPGQPSPYGPGSLMQPNPVLQEGDQPTHVVGSQGRRGILPSAPGRPAAPPAGTTAAKNTVIPVKDADGKFPCPHCTKTYLHAKHLKRHLLRHTGDRPYMCVLCRDTFSRSDILKRHFQKCSIRRGNPTGASHLSHPQAHVKKNAQAQKAAGLANEGDMNHLNGLNNMPPADGMVHPFGMVPVQDGMNNMAGDQNQLSRSNSMNRLENGAPQDRRNMPGMNNSQPYGADVQNSMNQQQMPNYGVPHGQNGMPMYGGSNANQQSGLDWSQMFQAGAHQTLNEHPFHPPNRGQTQIGTKTGPNSSMETTGCSSSDAVVYSEWGIPSSVENPYTQLSNQILNFFYPPNEAIDPHLTGMNLHLSPENVDNFIGHYDNFHQHAPLLHKPSFRIMDAHIGLVTCMCCIGACYSDRVEPSVVREMIDNLWISMERDCLGAMPAQSHSGDDRGEDASATDIQVLQALVLMSALHVWNGTSQQRTRARSAFPQIASQARRLGLLHLRGPGKPGPRAQDWLAWADSEQRLRLMHSIIVCDTIWALYCNIAPQFGPFEIQLPLPCDESLWSARTESDWASSIRLRQNSGSLHGDQPEFDLALRTLLHPLYRISKGSTSTGGKWTLLFAVMALIWRVQRGGFLGNPHQDDPLPSRVWIVAHGGVKMETDPVNGQSLDPQSHLILSGALDKVKTILDEDAPSTAAASQGPEGCIHTDSILSYWMAKRLLTYKLPDDPDLSEEACFMQVLRLMDGIRAWVINNGEAKGEKLEQVGEIKEHEDSTLNMTDFFGNTPRGAGDTGAAPATN; encoded by the exons ATGGACAGTTCTCATTACCCGTCCAATGGTATAAACACAACGTCCGCGCCACAGACATACCCATCGCCAACTGCCATCTCGCCCAACCAGCTCCAGACGGGTTCTCCTTTGCCGCAGACGCTGCCTCCTCTGCAGCCCCCGACCTCCGCCATGCAGCCCATGTACGGTAGCCACCCGCACACGCCGCGGACTCCTGGTACTCCCAACACTCCCAACTCGACTGGGAACGTGCCCACGTACCAGAACACGTCCCAGCCCGCGTCCCGGCCCGGTGTCTACGCCATGGCTCAGAACCCGTATCCCCCCCATCCGGGATAcggcacgtcggccgccatgatgccgcAGACTACCACCGCTGCGTCTCACCCGCAGCCTattgcgcccgcgcccgtcggcggccgtggccctccGGTCCTGCGCCCGATGCCTCCGGGTGGCCTCATGccccagcccggccagcccTCGCCCTATGGTCCCGGCTCGCTGATGCAGCCCAACCCGGTCCTCCAGGAGGGAGATCAGCCGACGCACGTCGTGGGCTcccagggccgccgcggcatcctGCCCAGCGCTCCGggccggcctgccgcccCTCCGGCCGGCACCACTGCCGCAAAGAATACGGTGATTCCCGTCAAGGATGCGGACGGCAAGTTTCCTTGCCCGCACTGCACCAAGACTTATCTCCACGCTAAGCACCTGAAGCGTCATCTCCTTCGAC ACACTGGCGACCGCCCCTACATGTGTGTGCTTTGCCGTGATACGTTTTCGCGAAGTGACATCTTGAAGCGTCACTTCCAGAAGTGCTCCATTCGTCGTGGTAACCCCACCGGAGCCAGCCACCTGTCTCATCCGCAGGCCCACGTTAAGAAGAATGCTCAGGCCCAGAAGGCTGCCGGCCTCGCCAACGAGGGTGATATGAACCACCTCAACGGCCTCAACAACATGCCCccggccgacggcatggTCCACCCCTTTGGCATGGTTCCCGTCCAGGACGGCATGAATAACATGGCCGGCGACCAGAACCAGCTCTCCCGATCTAACTCCATGAACCGGCTCGAGAATGGCGCGCCCCAGGATCGGAGGAACATGCCTGGCATGAACAACTCGCAGCCCTATGGTGCCGACGTCCAGAACTCGATgaaccagcagcagatgccCAACTACGGCGTGCCCCACGGTCAGAACGGGATGCCCATGTATGGCGGTTCCAACGCGAATCAACAATCTGGCCTCGATTGGTCTCAGATGTTCCAGGCTGGTGCGCATCAAACCCTCAACGAGCATCCATTTCATCCTCCTAATCGTGGGCAGACGCAGATCGGAACCAAAACCGGGCCTAATTCCTCTATGGAGACGACGGGTTGCAGCtccagcgacgccgtcgtctacTCTGAGTGGGGCATACCGTCGAGTGTCGAGAATCCTTATACCCAGCTTTCTAACCAGATCCTTAATTTCTTTTACCCCCCCAACGAGGCGATTGACCCTCATCTGACCGGCATGAACCTGCATCTTTCCCCAGAAAACGTTGACAACTTCATTGGCCACTACGACAATTTCCACCAGCACGCGCCGCTGCTTCACAAGCCCTCGTTCCGGATCATGGATGCCCACATCGGCTTGGTCACTTGCATGTGCTGCATTGGCGCCTGCTACTCGGATCGGGTGGAGCCATCTGTCGTCCGCGAGATGATAGATAACCTCTGGATCTCGATGGAGCGAGATTGCCTTGGCGCAATGCCGGCTCAGTCTCACTCCGGGGACGACCGGGGCGAAGATGCCTCAGCAACAGACATTCAGGTGCTGCAAGCGCTTGTGCTGATGAGCGCTCTTCACGTGTGGAATGGAACTTCGCAGCAGCGCACCCGGGCAAGAAGTGCATTTCCTCAGATCGCGTCCCAGGCGAGGCGCCTTGGTCTTTTGCACCTTCGAGGGCCCGGCAAGCCCGGGCCACGAGCGCAggactggctggcctgggcaGATTCCGAGCAGCGTTTGCGGCTTATGCACAGCATTATTGTCTGCGACACCATATGGGCATTGTATTGCAATATTGCGCCGCAGTTTGGGCCGTTCGAGATACAACTGCCCTTACCGTGCGACGAGTCTCTTTGGAGCGCTAGGACCGAATCGGATTGGGCATCAAGCATCAGACTGCGACAGAATTCGGGGTCTCTGCACGGTGACCAACCTGAGTTTGATCTGGCTCTGAGGACATTACTCCATCCGCTTTATCGAATAAGCAAGGGAAGCACCAGCACGGGTGGGAAGTGGACGCTATTGTTTGCCGTCATGGCTCTCATTTGGCGCGTTCAGCGGGGTGGATTCTTGGGGAACCCCCACCAAGATGACCCTCTTCCTTCCCGCGTGTGGATTGTGGCCCATGGCGGAGTTAAAATGGAGACGGATCCAGTCAACGGCCAATCTCTCGATCCGCAAAGCCACCTCATCCTGAGTGGCGCCCTCGATAAGGTCAAGACGATTCTAGACGAGGatgcgccgtcgacggcggcagctaGTCAGGGACCCGAGGGCTGCATCCACACTGACTCTATTCTGTCTTACTGGATGGCGAAGCGTCTGTTGACGTACAAGCTTCCAGATGACCCGGACTTGTCAGAGGAGGCATGCTTCATGCAAGTGCTGCGGCTCATGGATGGCATCAGGGCCTGGGTAATCAACAACGGGGAAGCAAAAGGGGAAAAATTGGAGCAGGTTGGGGAGATCAAGGAACATGAGGATTCGACGTTGAACATGACGGACTTTTTCGGCAACACCCCCCGTGGAGCAGGCGACACTGGAGCAGCACCGGCCACAAATTGA